From a single Nicotiana tomentosiformis chromosome 2, ASM39032v3, whole genome shotgun sequence genomic region:
- the LOC104108035 gene encoding calmodulin-like protein 30, with protein sequence MSNSTTSFLYFRFNSFRKSLSKSRPSFNLSNVKKTPSMSLANFRPKAEEMRRVFDKFDTNKDGKISQEEYKSAMKMMGSGGNTKTYDVGDAFQAADTDGDGFINFKEFMRVQNLEGGVNPTDIRSAFKAFDLDGDGKISAEELLQVQRMLGEKCSLENCKKMVRGVDANGDGLIDMDEFVTMMTRTMKLV encoded by the coding sequence ATGTCGAATAGTACCACGAGTTTCCTCTATTTTCGTTTCAACAGTTTTAGAAAGTCATTGTCCAAATCTCGTCCATCATTTAATCTGTCAAATGTAAAGAAAACGCCAAGCATGTCGTTGGCTAATTTTCGCCCAAAAGCAGAGGAAATGAGAAGGGTGTTTGACAAATTTGACACTAACAAAGATGGAAAGATCTCACAAGAAGAATACAAATCAGCTATGAAGATGATGGGAAGTGGAGGAAATACGAAAACTTATGACGTTGGCGATGCATTTCAGGCTGCAGATACTGATGGGGATGGATTCATTAATTTTAAGGAGTTCATGAGAGTGCAGAATCTTGAAGGTGGTGTGAATCCAACTGATATTAGAAGCGCTTTCAAGGCATTTGATTTGGATGGTGATGGCAAAATTAGCGCAGAGGAATTGTTGCAGGTTCAACGAATGCTAGGAGAAAAATGTAGCTTGGAGAATTGCAAGAAAATGGTGAGAGGTGTTGATGCTAATGGGGATGGACTTATAGATATGGACGAATTTGTGACCATGATGACGCGCACCATGAAACTAGTCTAG